The following are encoded together in the Gilvimarinus sp. DA14 genome:
- a CDS encoding DNA-binding response regulator codes for MKAPNSKTASNQSSSEQDVVLVVDDSVDSIRMISDVLEEANMTVLIALEGSQAITITKNITPDIILMDAIMPNMDGFETCRTLKENPRLIDVPIVFMTGLTDTEHVVMGLKSGGVDYITKPINAAELIARMQVHLTNARMTQSARQALDAAGQNLFACNPQGDILWATPRVHQLLAPYLHAEDTQSLGEQLQGWLGHSPQTGHKLKIEGSETLAVEFLTLVDNKEYLLRLSDAPSAENHTDLLRQQFSVTQREADVLLWIANGKTNREIAQILEMSPRTVNKHLEQIFKKLGVENRTSAAAMAIRALAERG; via the coding sequence ATGAAAGCGCCCAATAGCAAAACTGCGAGTAACCAATCTAGCAGCGAACAAGATGTCGTACTCGTCGTGGACGACTCAGTGGACAGCATTCGCATGATCAGCGATGTGCTGGAAGAGGCCAACATGACGGTGTTAATTGCCCTGGAAGGCTCACAAGCGATCACCATCACTAAAAATATCACCCCTGATATTATTTTGATGGACGCCATCATGCCTAATATGGATGGCTTTGAAACCTGCCGAACACTAAAAGAAAACCCGCGCCTGATCGACGTACCCATTGTGTTTATGACAGGTCTTACCGATACCGAACATGTGGTGATGGGCTTAAAGTCTGGCGGAGTCGATTATATTACCAAGCCTATTAATGCCGCCGAGCTGATCGCCCGCATGCAAGTGCATTTAACCAATGCGCGTATGACCCAGAGCGCGCGCCAGGCGCTGGACGCCGCGGGGCAGAATTTATTTGCCTGTAACCCGCAGGGGGACATTTTGTGGGCTACGCCACGTGTGCACCAGTTGTTAGCGCCCTATCTCCACGCAGAAGACACCCAGTCTCTGGGGGAACAATTGCAAGGCTGGCTGGGCCACAGTCCACAAACCGGACACAAGCTAAAAATTGAAGGCAGTGAAACTCTGGCGGTTGAGTTTCTTACCCTGGTGGATAACAAAGAGTATCTGCTGCGTTTATCCGACGCTCCCAGTGCCGAAAATCACACCGATTTGCTGCGCCAGCAATTTAGCGTCACCCAACGCGAGGCCGATGTTTTATTGTGGATTGCCAATGGCAAAACCAATCGGGAAATTGCGCAAATATTAGAAATGAGCCCACGCACAGTGAACAAACACCTGGAGCAGATTTTTAAGAAACTCGGGGTTGAGAACAGAACCTCCGCCGCGGCCATGGCGATTCGCGCTCTGGCCGAGCGGGGTTAA